The Mytilus galloprovincialis chromosome 4, xbMytGall1.hap1.1, whole genome shotgun sequence genome contains a region encoding:
- the LOC143073740 gene encoding beta-1,3-galactosyltransferase 1-like — protein sequence KQKSVFLAVIVCAAAENFRQRITIRKTWGSVAKTNKEIALVFMLGKTSDSNVQQEILNESNLYHDIIQEDFVDSYRNLTYKSVAMLKWSYTYCPSAQYVLKADDDMFVNLEYLLNVLKHKRLKETVIGLKVTGARPNQDKSSKWYAPKELFNGTVYPPYCSGTSYVISGDSVKKLYSASLDTPYFYIEDVFITGICRTRANIKISNDQGFIGHKPTASGCFF from the coding sequence aaacaaaagtctGTATTTCTAGCCGTGATTGTCTGTGCTGCTGCGGAAAATTTCAGACAACGAATAACAATTCGGAAAACTTGGGGATCTGTTGCAAAGACGAACAAAGAAATAGCACTGGTATTTATGCTTGGAAAGACGTCAGATTCAAATGTTCAACAGGAAATACTTAATGAAAGCAACCTTTATCATGACATTATTCAGGAGGATTTTGTAGATTCTTATAGAAATTTGACGTATAAATCCGTCGCCATGTTGAAATGGTCATATACATATTGCCCGTCTGCTCAATATGTATTAAAAGCTGATGACGATATGTTTgtaaatttagaatatttattaAACGTTTTAAAGCACAAACGTTTAAAAGAAACTGTGATTGGATTGAAAGTTACAGGCGCAAGACCCAATCAAgacaagagttcaaaatggtacGCACCGAAAGAATTATTCAACGGAACTGTGTATCCACCATATTGTAGTGGAACGTCATATGTGATTTCAGGTGATTCAGTAAAAAAGTTGTACAGTGCAAGTTTAGATAcgccttatttttatatagaggATGTTTTTATCACCGGAATATGTAGAACAAGggcaaatattaaaataagcaACGACCAAGGTTTTATTGGTCATAAACCAACGGCTTCGGGGTGTTTTTTTTAG